The DNA segment TTTTGAGATAAATTTTTAATGTATGAAAACCATCCCCGGAAATTATTTTGCCTTTTGGTTTTTTACTCTGAATTGTCGGAAAGGTTTTTAGTTTATTGATAATTTGATAAAAACCGCTCCGGTAAATCCGGGGCGGTTTTAGTTCCATTTGGCGATTGAGCGAAGATTCGATTGAGTTTTTGCCTAGTTGCTAATTTTTGTCTTGAAAGGAGGAGGCGTGAGATGGACCAGAAAGGTGAATGGAGGGCGCCGGGTGGTGGTGGCATTGGAGACAGCGAGAACATCAATATTCCGATGGGGCGAGAGATGACGGTGGAGGAACAACAGCAGTTTCTCGCAGTTCTTCTCGCTGGATTCATCAAGGATGACATTCGCCGCATCGCAAAGACGGATTAAAGGAGGCGCGGTGGTGTGTGAAAAAGACGGAAGCGGGCAGGTTGGCGAGACGCGCGACGAGAAGAATCGGAGCGAGCCCCCGCCGGCCGAGAAGACCTCGGAGCAGGTAGTGTCTTTGGTCGAGCGAAATAATCTCGCCCGATCGTGGGGTGAACGAATCGGCTACGGCTTCTAGTCGCCACGATTTAGTGGCGAAGGGAGGGACATTTTCGGGCCTGACGCAGTTGCGTTAGGCCCGCTTTTTATTTATACTAAAAGAACTCAGTCGCGGTTTTGGTCGGGGTATAGTCTAGCGGCAGGACGCACCCTTGGGGTGGGTGTAGCGGCGGTTCAATTCCGCCTACCCCGACCAAGATCATGAAATGAGCTAGTTTTGGTCTAATTAATTTTTTTAACTAAAATTTTATGGAAAAAAATGTAGAGCGAACAGGCTGCTGCGAACCGTTTAACCCGGAACCTTGGCAGGAAAAAGAGATTAAGTGGGAAAACAAACTATTTGTCAAAGACCATGTGACAAGTTTTTTTCATATCCCATTGAACATGGGAAAGAAAATTATAAAAAATATGGCGTTAATTGAGAAGGCGGGAGCAAAAGGCGATCAGCTGATGTTGACCGACGAAAAATCTCTTTGGGGATCGGACATTTATATTGACGCAACG comes from the Patescibacteria group bacterium genome and includes:
- a CDS encoding hydrolase translates to MEKNVERTGCCEPFNPEPWQEKEIKWENKLFVKDHVTSFFHIPLNMGKKIIKNMALIEKAGAKGDQLMLTDEKSLWGSDIYIDATREVPGAKMATLSGTFLTKVFEGPYQNAGKWAQEMVEYVKSKNKNLKKIYFSYTTCPACAKAYGKNYVVLFAEVE